A single Streptomyces mirabilis DNA region contains:
- a CDS encoding SURF1 family protein → MYRFLLSRQWVILTLVALLLIPTMIKLGFWQLHRHEHKVALNKVISQSLTATPVPAESVTAPGQPVKHADLYRRVTAKGTFDTAHEVVVRRRTNADGEVGYHVLTPFDLDDGRVLIVNRGWIDSNGSQTAFPKIPAPAKGEITVTGRLMPDETTGDSGIKNIQGLPDRQVMLINSAQQAKSLGKQVLGGYIEQTAPAPRGDSPELIPDPEHNDIGPHMAYAIQWWLFSAGVPVGWVILVRRERRDRAEAAASATTPEAATVAA, encoded by the coding sequence GTGTACCGCTTCCTGTTGTCCCGGCAGTGGGTGATTCTCACCCTCGTGGCCCTCCTGCTCATCCCCACGATGATCAAGCTGGGCTTCTGGCAGCTGCACCGCCATGAGCACAAGGTCGCTCTGAACAAGGTGATCTCGCAGTCGCTGACGGCCACGCCGGTGCCCGCAGAGTCGGTCACCGCGCCGGGGCAGCCCGTCAAGCACGCGGACCTGTACCGCCGGGTGACCGCGAAGGGCACCTTCGACACCGCGCACGAGGTCGTCGTGCGGCGCCGCACCAACGCCGACGGCGAGGTCGGCTACCACGTCCTGACCCCCTTCGACCTGGACGACGGCCGGGTGCTGATCGTCAACCGGGGCTGGATCGACTCGAACGGCTCGCAGACCGCGTTCCCGAAGATCCCGGCGCCCGCGAAGGGCGAGATCACCGTCACCGGGCGGCTGATGCCCGACGAGACGACCGGCGACAGCGGCATCAAGAACATCCAGGGCCTGCCCGACCGCCAGGTCATGCTGATCAACAGCGCGCAGCAGGCCAAGAGCCTCGGCAAGCAGGTCCTCGGCGGGTACATCGAGCAGACCGCGCCCGCGCCCAGGGGCGACTCCCCCGAGCTGATTCCCGACCCCGAGCACAACGACATCGGTCCGCACATGGCGTACGCGATCCAGTGGTGGCTCTTCTCCGCGGGTGTGCCGGTGGGCTGGGTGATCCTGGTTCGCCGGGAGCGCCGCGACCGGGCCGAGGCCGCCGCCTCCGCGACCACGCCGGAAGCGGCCACGGTGGCCGCCTGA
- a CDS encoding DEDDh family exonuclease, giving the protein MLEDLTTASSPAPWPAAYPQGYAVVDVETTGLARDDRIISAAVYRLDARGEVEDHWYTMVNPERDPGPVWIHGLTTDVLEGAPLFQDIAEEFSDRLADRVLVAHNAVFDWSMIAREYARAQREAPVRQRLCTIALSKELGLPLPNHKLESLAAHFGVVQQRAHHALDDARVLAEAFRPSLRAAARDGIRLPLLECRPLKEWSESPAAPRIGRQSGSGGYSSGGYSSGGYPSGSWRPSRKRPACPYPNPGRYEAGKPLKQGMRVAFSGDTSVDRELLEDRAVEAGLHVATSLSRLTSLLVTNDPDSSTSKVVKAKQFGTPVIDEAAFGQLLRDVAPASEK; this is encoded by the coding sequence ATGCTCGAAGACCTGACGACCGCATCGTCACCAGCCCCCTGGCCGGCCGCGTATCCGCAGGGGTACGCGGTCGTCGACGTGGAGACCACCGGCCTTGCCCGCGACGACCGGATAATCTCGGCCGCCGTCTACCGGCTGGACGCGCGCGGCGAGGTCGAGGACCACTGGTACACGATGGTCAACCCGGAGCGGGACCCGGGCCCGGTCTGGATCCACGGTCTGACGACCGACGTGCTCGAAGGCGCGCCGCTCTTCCAGGACATCGCCGAGGAGTTCTCCGACCGGCTCGCCGACCGGGTGCTCGTGGCGCACAACGCGGTCTTCGACTGGTCGATGATCGCGCGGGAGTACGCGCGCGCGCAGCGTGAGGCGCCGGTGCGTCAGCGGCTGTGCACCATCGCGCTCTCCAAGGAGCTGGGCCTGCCGCTGCCCAACCACAAGCTGGAGTCGCTGGCCGCGCACTTCGGTGTCGTACAGCAGCGGGCGCACCACGCGCTGGACGACGCGCGCGTGCTGGCCGAGGCGTTCCGGCCGAGCCTGCGGGCCGCCGCGCGGGACGGCATCCGGCTGCCGCTCCTGGAGTGCCGGCCACTCAAGGAGTGGTCCGAGAGCCCCGCGGCGCCGCGCATCGGACGGCAGTCCGGTTCCGGCGGTTACTCCTCCGGCGGTTATTCGTCCGGTGGCTATCCGTCCGGGAGTTGGCGGCCTTCACGCAAACGCCCCGCATGCCCCTATCCCAACCCAGGACGCTATGAAGCGGGCAAACCGCTCAAGCAGGGTATGCGGGTCGCGTTCTCCGGGGACACGTCCGTCGACCGCGAGCTGCTGGAGGACCGTGCCGTCGAGGCCGGCCTGCATGTCGCGACGAGCCTGTCCCGGCTGACCAGCCTGCTGGTCACCAACGATCCGGACTCCAGCACGTCCAAGGTGGTCAAGGCCAAACAGTTCGGGACACCGGTGATCGACGAGGCGGCGTTCGGCCAGCTGCTGCGGGACGTGGCCCCGGCCTCGGAGAAGTGA
- a CDS encoding glycoside hydrolase family 15 protein — protein MHPRIEDYALIGDEQTAALVGRDGSVDWLCLPRFDSAACFAAILGDENHGRWRISPTGAGPCTRRAYRPDTLVLDSEWETDEGAVRVTDFMPQREHAPDLVRVVEGLSGRVTVHSTLQLRFDYGSVVPWVRRADGQRVAVAGPDSVWLRSEPEVRTWGKDFRTHSEFTVEAGEKVAFVLTWHPSHQSRPPLIDPYEALRSSVEDWQAWAARCRYDGPHRDAVVRSLITLKALTFAPTGGIVAAPTTSLPEELGGVRNWDYRYCWLRDSTLTLGALLSAGYHEEAEAWRDWLLRAVAGDPADLQIMYGLSGERRLPEFELSWLPGFAGSYPVRIGNEAVKQLQLDVYGEVIDSLSLARRSGLPSKPHMWRLQCALMEFLRTAWRQPDEGIWEVRGPRRHFVYSKVMAWVAADRAVRALESEPDLVGDLEGWRTMREEVHKEVCEHGFDSERNTFTQSYGSRELDASLLLIPRVGFLPPDDPRVVGTIDAVRAELERDGFLLRRYSDEGVDVDGLPGGEGTFLVCSFWLADALHMTGRTKEARELFERLIGLANDVGLLSEEYDPVARRQLGNFPQAFSHLGLVGTAFNLFGEAHPGGVETTG, from the coding sequence GTGCACCCACGTATCGAGGACTACGCGCTCATCGGGGACGAACAGACCGCCGCGCTGGTGGGCCGGGACGGGTCCGTCGACTGGCTCTGTCTGCCACGCTTCGACTCGGCCGCCTGCTTCGCCGCGATCCTCGGCGACGAGAACCACGGCCGCTGGCGGATCTCACCCACGGGGGCGGGCCCCTGCACCCGGCGGGCGTACCGGCCGGACACGCTGGTGCTCGACTCCGAATGGGAGACGGACGAGGGCGCGGTCCGCGTGACCGACTTCATGCCACAGCGCGAGCACGCCCCCGATCTCGTCCGCGTCGTCGAAGGGCTCAGCGGCCGGGTGACGGTCCACAGCACCCTGCAACTGCGCTTCGACTACGGCTCCGTCGTGCCGTGGGTGCGCAGGGCGGACGGCCAGCGGGTGGCGGTCGCGGGCCCGGACTCGGTGTGGCTGCGCAGCGAACCCGAGGTACGCACCTGGGGCAAGGACTTCCGTACGCACTCGGAGTTCACCGTGGAGGCGGGCGAGAAGGTCGCCTTCGTCCTGACCTGGCATCCCTCGCACCAGTCACGCCCGCCGCTCATCGACCCGTACGAGGCACTGCGCTCCAGCGTCGAGGACTGGCAGGCGTGGGCGGCGCGCTGCCGTTACGACGGTCCGCACCGGGACGCCGTCGTGCGCTCCCTGATCACCCTGAAGGCCCTCACCTTCGCCCCGACCGGCGGCATCGTCGCCGCCCCCACCACCTCGCTCCCTGAGGAACTCGGCGGCGTCCGCAACTGGGACTACCGCTACTGCTGGCTGCGCGACTCGACCCTCACCCTGGGCGCGCTCCTGTCGGCCGGGTACCACGAGGAGGCCGAGGCCTGGCGCGACTGGCTGCTGCGCGCGGTCGCGGGCGACCCCGCGGACCTGCAGATCATGTACGGCCTCTCCGGTGAGCGCCGGCTGCCCGAGTTCGAGCTGTCGTGGCTGCCCGGCTTCGCGGGCTCGTACCCGGTCCGGATCGGCAACGAGGCCGTCAAGCAGCTCCAACTGGACGTGTACGGCGAGGTCATCGACTCGCTCTCGCTGGCCCGGCGCTCGGGCCTGCCGTCCAAGCCGCACATGTGGCGCCTGCAGTGCGCCCTGATGGAGTTCCTGCGGACCGCCTGGCGGCAGCCGGACGAGGGGATCTGGGAGGTGCGCGGCCCGCGCCGGCACTTCGTGTACTCGAAGGTGATGGCGTGGGTGGCCGCCGACCGCGCCGTCCGGGCACTGGAGAGCGAACCGGATCTCGTCGGCGACCTGGAGGGCTGGCGCACGATGCGCGAAGAGGTGCACAAGGAGGTGTGCGAGCACGGCTTCGACAGCGAACGCAACACCTTCACGCAGTCCTACGGGTCACGCGAACTGGACGCCTCACTGCTGCTCATCCCCCGCGTCGGTTTCCTGCCGCCCGACGATCCCCGGGTCGTCGGCACCATCGACGCGGTGCGCGCCGAGCTCGAACGCGACGGCTTCCTGCTGCGCCGCTACAGCGACGAGGGCGTCGACGTCGACGGGCTGCCGGGCGGCGAGGGCACCTTCCTCGTCTGCTCGTTCTGGCTCGCGGACGCGCTGCACATGACGGGCCGTACGAAGGAGGCCCGCGAGCTGTTCGAACGGCTGATCGGCCTGGCCAACGACGTGGGGCTGCTGTCCGAGGAGTACGACCCTGTCGCGCGCCGCCAGCTCGGCAACTTCCCGCAGGCGTTCAGCCACCTCGGCCTGGTGGGAACCGCCTTCAACCTGTTCGGTGAAGCGCATCCGGGAGGAGTCGAGACGACCGGATAG
- a CDS encoding VIT1/CCC1 transporter family protein has protein sequence MTVPTHDEAHEGTLGSRLNWLRAAVLGANDGIVSTAGLVVGVAGATDDRSALLTAGLAGLLAGSMSMAAGEYVSVSTQLDSEKAALALERRELREQPAAELEELTELLEQRGLTREVAREAAEQLTERDALRAHARVELGIDPDDLTNPWHAAWASFLSFTVGALLPLLAIVLPPEAWRLGVTVLSVLAALVLTGWLSARLGSANPSRAVLRNVGGGALAMGVTYAAGVLLGAAGV, from the coding sequence GTGACGGTACCCACGCACGACGAGGCCCACGAAGGCACCCTCGGCTCCCGCCTGAACTGGCTGCGGGCCGCGGTGCTGGGCGCCAACGACGGCATCGTTTCCACCGCGGGCCTCGTCGTCGGCGTGGCCGGCGCCACGGACGACCGCTCCGCGCTGCTCACGGCGGGCCTCGCCGGGCTGCTGGCCGGGTCCATGTCGATGGCGGCGGGCGAGTACGTCTCGGTCTCCACCCAACTGGACTCCGAGAAGGCCGCCCTGGCGCTGGAGCGACGCGAACTGCGCGAACAGCCGGCCGCCGAGCTCGAGGAGCTGACCGAACTCCTGGAGCAGCGCGGCCTGACCCGCGAGGTGGCCCGCGAGGCGGCGGAGCAGCTCACGGAACGCGACGCCCTGAGGGCCCACGCACGCGTGGAACTCGGCATCGACCCCGACGACCTCACCAACCCCTGGCACGCGGCCTGGGCGAGCTTCCTCTCCTTCACCGTGGGTGCCCTTCTTCCCCTCCTCGCCATCGTCCTGCCACCGGAAGCCTGGCGCCTGGGTGTCACCGTGCTCTCGGTACTGGCCGCCCTGGTCCTCACCGGCTGGCTGAGCGCCCGCCTGGGCTCGGCGAATCCGAGCCGCGCGGTACTGCGGAACGTGGGCGGGGGAGCGCTGGCGATGGGGGTCACGTATGCGGCGGGGGTGCTGTTGGGGGCGGCGGGGGTGTGA
- a CDS encoding SDR family NAD(P)-dependent oxidoreductase: MELRAGQVAVVTGAASGIGLAMARRFAADGLKVVLADVEEGALEKAAATLREDGAQVHARVVDVSEREQLDALAAETYEKYGAAHVLCNNAGVGSGAEGRMWEHDPNDWKWAFAVNVWGVFHGVQAFVPRMIAAGEPGHVVNTSSGDGGIAPLPTASVYAVTKAAVVTMTESLYAHLKAEHARVGASVLFPGPHMLRTGLWESHRNRPERYAKQRPRKTPYRSLDQWEAAMKEAGQEVRFTPVEEVADLVADGIREGRFWLLPASEHSDRQIRARSQSMLDRADPSYLEHFILD; the protein is encoded by the coding sequence ATGGAGCTGCGGGCGGGACAGGTCGCCGTCGTCACCGGCGCGGCGAGCGGTATCGGGCTCGCGATGGCGCGCCGGTTCGCGGCGGACGGTCTGAAGGTGGTCCTCGCGGACGTCGAGGAGGGCGCCCTGGAGAAGGCCGCCGCCACGCTGCGGGAGGACGGGGCGCAGGTGCACGCGCGCGTGGTGGACGTCTCGGAGCGCGAACAGCTCGACGCGCTCGCCGCCGAGACGTACGAGAAGTACGGCGCCGCGCATGTCCTGTGCAACAACGCGGGGGTCGGCTCCGGCGCCGAGGGCCGCATGTGGGAGCACGATCCGAACGACTGGAAGTGGGCCTTCGCCGTCAACGTCTGGGGTGTCTTCCACGGCGTCCAGGCCTTCGTGCCGCGGATGATCGCCGCGGGAGAGCCGGGCCACGTCGTCAACACCTCGTCCGGCGACGGCGGGATCGCCCCGCTGCCGACCGCCTCCGTGTACGCCGTCACCAAGGCGGCCGTCGTGACGATGACCGAGTCCCTGTACGCGCATCTCAAGGCGGAGCACGCGCGCGTGGGGGCGTCCGTGCTCTTCCCCGGGCCCCACATGCTCCGTACCGGCCTGTGGGAGTCGCACCGCAACCGGCCCGAGCGCTACGCGAAACAGCGCCCCAGGAAGACCCCGTACCGCAGCCTCGACCAGTGGGAGGCCGCGATGAAGGAGGCGGGGCAGGAGGTGCGGTTCACGCCGGTGGAGGAGGTCGCCGACCTGGTGGCGGACGGCATCCGGGAGGGCCGGTTCTGGCTGCTGCCCGCGAGCGAGCACAGCGACCGGCAGATCCGGGCGAGGTCGCAGTCGATGCTCGACCGGGCCGACCCGTCGTACCTAGAGCACTTCATCCTGGACTGA
- a CDS encoding acetoacetate decarboxylase family protein → MARVRYGARTEAEIAAARTASAKLPDIWSTGVVAVWESDPDAVAAVLPPPLKPTGRPLVRVNISKVDLPGYPLGAGSFAVAAAHDGVEGWYPLVMPMTHERALIGGREVFGEPKKLGEVTVERDGLVVRAALARHGIAFVEVRGAVSGDLPLPEPAQKTDFYFKFLPAVDGSGFDAHPVLVHCVRNEKVRRLERVTGDVVLRESMYDPVADLPVRELVEITLGEKTTDQTGRVVERVSAQALLPYIHQRYDDPRQILDGPPEGSA, encoded by the coding sequence ATGGCACGAGTGAGGTACGGCGCACGGACCGAGGCGGAGATCGCCGCCGCGCGCACCGCGAGCGCCAAACTCCCCGACATCTGGTCCACCGGTGTGGTGGCCGTCTGGGAGAGCGATCCGGACGCGGTCGCGGCGGTCCTGCCACCCCCGCTCAAACCCACCGGGCGGCCCCTGGTCCGGGTGAACATCAGCAAGGTCGACCTGCCGGGTTATCCGCTCGGCGCGGGTTCGTTCGCCGTCGCCGCGGCGCACGACGGCGTCGAGGGCTGGTACCCGCTGGTCATGCCGATGACCCACGAGCGGGCGCTCATAGGCGGCCGCGAGGTCTTCGGGGAGCCCAAGAAGCTCGGCGAGGTGACCGTGGAACGCGACGGTCTCGTCGTACGGGCCGCACTCGCCCGGCACGGCATCGCGTTCGTCGAGGTGCGCGGCGCGGTGAGCGGTGACCTGCCGCTGCCCGAGCCCGCCCAGAAGACCGACTTCTACTTCAAGTTCCTTCCCGCGGTGGACGGTTCGGGCTTCGACGCCCACCCCGTGCTCGTGCACTGCGTGCGCAACGAGAAGGTGCGCAGGCTGGAGCGCGTCACCGGGGACGTCGTGCTGCGCGAGTCGATGTACGACCCGGTCGCCGACCTCCCCGTACGCGAACTGGTCGAGATCACCCTCGGCGAGAAGACCACCGACCAGACGGGCAGGGTGGTCGAACGCGTCAGCGCCCAGGCCCTGTTGCCGTACATCCATCAGCGCTACGACGATCCGCGGCAGATCCTCGACGGGCCGCCGGAAGGGAGCGCCTGA
- a CDS encoding amidohydrolase family protein, whose product MSAPTNDSVTDRYTVISADCHAGADLLDYRPYLAKDHHEVFDAWAAGYVNPYEDLLADTADKNWNSARRLAELEEDGIVAEVVFPNTIPPFFPSAALMAPAPTAEEFERRWAGLRAHNRWLADFCAAAPGRRAGVFQILLNDVAEAVKEIRWASRAGLRGGLLLPGTPPGSGLPELYSSTYDPIWAVCEELGVPVNHHAGSASPPLGEEPAARAVFMVETTWFSHRALWHLIFGGAFRRHPGLKLVLTEQGSGWIPGVLDMLDYYHGRLSAVARRTKRSTAESKFGAGLAESMGKGPSDVWRDNCFVGASFMRPHEVPLRARIGVDKIMWGSDYPHDEGTYPYSREGLRCAYAGVPREEVAAMVGGNAARVYGFDLDALDPLAAKVGPAVAELAEPLTRPPADATSPVFARGASVRVW is encoded by the coding sequence GTGAGCGCCCCCACGAACGACTCCGTGACCGACCGCTACACCGTGATCTCGGCGGACTGCCACGCCGGAGCGGACCTCCTGGACTACCGGCCCTACCTGGCGAAGGATCACCACGAGGTGTTCGACGCGTGGGCGGCCGGCTACGTCAATCCGTACGAGGACCTGCTCGCCGACACCGCCGACAAGAACTGGAACTCCGCACGGCGCCTGGCGGAGCTGGAGGAGGACGGCATCGTCGCGGAGGTGGTGTTCCCCAACACCATCCCGCCCTTCTTCCCGTCGGCCGCCCTGATGGCGCCGGCCCCCACCGCCGAGGAGTTCGAACGGCGCTGGGCGGGCCTGCGCGCCCACAACCGCTGGCTCGCGGACTTCTGCGCGGCCGCGCCGGGCCGCCGCGCGGGTGTCTTCCAGATCCTCCTGAACGACGTGGCGGAGGCGGTGAAGGAGATCAGATGGGCCTCCCGGGCGGGCCTCAGGGGCGGCCTGCTGCTCCCCGGCACCCCACCGGGCTCGGGACTGCCCGAGCTGTACTCGTCGACGTACGACCCGATCTGGGCGGTCTGTGAGGAGCTCGGCGTCCCCGTGAACCACCACGCGGGCTCGGCGTCCCCGCCACTGGGCGAGGAACCGGCGGCCCGCGCGGTCTTCATGGTCGAGACGACCTGGTTCTCCCACCGCGCGCTCTGGCACCTCATCTTCGGCGGCGCCTTCCGCCGCCATCCCGGCCTGAAGCTGGTGCTGACCGAGCAGGGCTCGGGCTGGATCCCCGGGGTGCTCGACATGCTGGACTACTACCACGGGAGGCTGTCGGCGGTGGCGAGGAGGACGAAGCGGTCGACGGCGGAGTCGAAGTTCGGCGCGGGACTCGCCGAGTCGATGGGCAAGGGCCCCTCGGACGTCTGGCGGGACAACTGCTTCGTCGGCGCGAGCTTCATGCGCCCGCACGAGGTGCCGCTGCGGGCGCGGATCGGCGTCGACAAGATCATGTGGGGCAGCGACTACCCGCACGACGAGGGCACCTACCCCTACTCGCGGGAGGGCCTGCGCTGCGCGTACGCGGGCGTGCCGCGCGAGGAGGTCGCCGCGATGGTCGGCGGGAACGCCGCCCGGGTCTACGGCTTCGACCTCGACGCCCTGGATCCCCTCGCGGCGAAGGTGGGACCGGCCGTGGCGGAACTGGCCGAACCGCTGACGCGGCCCCCGGCGGACGCGACGAGCCCGGTGTTCGCGCGGGGAGCGTCAGTACGCGTCTGGTGA
- a CDS encoding amidohydrolase family protein, translating into MTDRDPYLIISSDCHAGLPTEEYRPYLDSRFHRDFDEFLAGQGRRREEMNRLGIRNEAFADRWFQDNEEGLRGGWDTAQRLKELDGDGVAGEVVFPDADAVDSRTAAPFGVGLGLSGDHDPQLGMAGAQAHNRWLAEFVGQNPERHCGVALLPITASPDAVVAEVYRAKESGLGALMIPAMWVDKEPYHDRRYDPVWAAAAECGMPVVTHSGAAPRHEYGDYLGIYVSEVTWWPARPLWFLLWSGVFERHPGLKFGVAESGCWWLPNLLWFMDRLYLGAHGGKKLSPFAELERPPHEYLDRQLFICATNTKRRELAQRYEIGVDNILWGSDFPHPEGTWPDTRAWLRRTFHDIPVAETRRMLGLAAAEVFGFDVEHLAPLARRIGPTPADLGQSDDQTAVAASWARSREVGRHWLTDHDFPVLGATP; encoded by the coding sequence ATGACCGACCGGGACCCCTATCTGATCATCTCCTCCGACTGCCATGCCGGGCTCCCCACCGAGGAGTACCGGCCCTACCTGGACTCCCGGTTCCACCGGGACTTCGACGAGTTCCTCGCGGGCCAGGGCCGGCGCCGCGAGGAGATGAACCGGCTCGGCATCCGCAACGAGGCGTTCGCGGACCGCTGGTTCCAGGACAACGAGGAGGGCCTGCGCGGCGGTTGGGACACCGCGCAGCGTCTCAAGGAGCTGGACGGCGACGGTGTGGCAGGGGAGGTGGTCTTCCCGGACGCCGACGCCGTGGACAGCCGCACGGCGGCCCCCTTCGGCGTGGGCCTCGGCCTCTCCGGCGACCACGACCCGCAGCTCGGGATGGCGGGCGCGCAGGCCCACAACCGCTGGCTGGCGGAGTTCGTCGGGCAGAACCCCGAACGGCACTGCGGGGTCGCCCTGTTGCCGATCACGGCGTCCCCCGACGCGGTCGTCGCCGAGGTGTACCGCGCCAAGGAGTCGGGACTCGGTGCCCTGATGATCCCCGCCATGTGGGTCGACAAGGAGCCTTACCACGACCGCCGTTACGACCCCGTGTGGGCGGCCGCCGCCGAGTGCGGGATGCCGGTGGTCACGCACTCGGGCGCGGCGCCGCGCCACGAGTACGGCGACTACCTGGGGATCTACGTCTCCGAAGTCACCTGGTGGCCCGCGCGCCCCCTGTGGTTCCTGCTCTGGTCGGGCGTCTTCGAACGTCACCCGGGGCTGAAGTTCGGGGTGGCCGAGTCGGGTTGCTGGTGGCTGCCGAACCTCCTCTGGTTCATGGACCGCCTTTACCTGGGCGCGCACGGCGGCAAGAAGCTGTCGCCCTTCGCCGAGCTCGAGCGGCCCCCGCACGAGTACCTCGACCGGCAGCTCTTCATCTGCGCGACGAACACCAAGCGCCGCGAACTCGCCCAGCGCTACGAGATCGGAGTCGACAACATCCTCTGGGGCAGCGACTTCCCGCACCCCGAGGGAACCTGGCCCGACACACGCGCGTGGCTGCGGCGCACCTTCCACGACATCCCGGTCGCGGAGACCCGCCGCATGCTCGGCCTCGCGGCAGCCGAGGTCTTCGGCTTCGACGTCGAGCACCTGGCCCCGCTCGCCCGGCGCATCGGCCCGACCCCGGCCGACCTCGGCCAGAGCGACGACCAGACGGCCGTGGCGGCGTCCTGGGCACGCTCGCGCGAGGTGGGCCGCCACTGGCTGACCGACCACGACTTCCCGGTCCTGGGGGCGACGCCGTGA